One genomic segment of Amycolatopsis sp. Hca4 includes these proteins:
- a CDS encoding GH92 family glycosyl hydrolase, translating into MPRSARPPVAFLVTAAVVAAGLVAIPAASSAAEDALPADFSSSFEPGDVQPTWTDTVDTDAAGKPRASGINGANGTAIPGDIRGKVTETSASSENTGGGEVVSNLVDGTTDTKWLSWDPTAWAQINLSEATSITHYAISSANDFDERDPKDWTLQGSNDASSWTDLDKQTDQAFTARFQQKDYRLAAPSAAYKYYRLDVTRNNGGPILQLSELLLANDDPAPPPLPNMRSFVDSGPTSGYTNKNRVGFTGLKAFRYSGSQTQAHGWSYNKIFDVNIPVVPSTELSYKVQPQFITGDLKYPSTNVAIDLAFTDGTYLRNLGATDQYGFPLTPEGQGASKVLYANQWNLVRSAIGQVAKGKTIDRILVGYDNPNGPGTLQGWLDDVKVSATPTPPASTRPSDNVVTTRGTMANSTFSRGNNFPATAVPHGFNFWTPVTDAGSTSWLYNYSTQNNAQNLPQLQAFSVSHEPSPWMGDRQAFQVMPSAATGVPDANRDARALPFKHSDEVARAHYYGVQFQNGIKTEIAPTDHAAMFRFSFPGADSSLIFDSVNNSAGLTLDNATGTLSGYTDTGVYAGAGRMFVYATFDKPVTAGGKLTGQGRDNVTGYLRFDAGAGKTVNMRIATSLISVEQAKKNLALEIAPAATFDSVRDAAQKAWDDQLKVVEVEGASKDQLTTLYSNLYRLFLYPNSQFENTGTAQKPAYQYASPVSPKTGADTATRTGSKVADGQMYVNNGFWDTYRTTWPAYSLLTPDMAGKMVDGFVQQYRDGGWIARWSSPGYADLMTGTSSDVAFADAYLKGVRNFDVKSAYDAAIKNATVTPPNSAVGRKGLDQGIFLGYTPNTASEGFSWAIEGYVNDFGIANLSKKLAEEAAPNDPRKAEYQENYEYFTSRAQQYVNLFDPSVGFFQGKDASGKFTKTKDQYDPRSWGGDYTETDGWGMAFTVPQDGRGLANLYGGKAGLATKLDQFFADQETATFPGSYGGVIHEMREARDVRMGQYGHSNQPAHHLLYMYDYAGQPAKTQAKVREALSRLYNGSEIGQGYAGDEDNGEMSAWYIFSALGFYPLQMGSPDYAIGSPLFKKATIHLAGGKDLVINAPKNSAKNVYVQGVKVNGKAYTSTSLPHDLIARGGVIDFDMGPNPSNWGTGPNDAPKSITTGDAVATPLHDETGAGKGTLSTSDGSDAGALIDNTSRTQAAVTGALQYQLDNTDEAVTHYTLTSQTGAGDPKSWVLKGSYDGKTWAVADKQENQAFSWRQQTRAFKVAAPAHYAYYRLEVTATSTGAPAQLAEFELLGKPDAACTKTITGASSGPLSVTSGTVCLQDATVSGPVTVAPGASLIVRGGSVKGPLSATGAAQVVLNRTKVGGPVAITGVTGAVSIELTDIGGPVALTGNHGPVLTSSTVGGPLACAVNDPAPTDHDLPNTVRGPVAGQCATI; encoded by the coding sequence ATGCCCCGAAGCGCCAGACCGCCGGTCGCTTTCCTGGTGACCGCCGCCGTGGTCGCCGCCGGCCTGGTCGCCATCCCCGCGGCCTCGTCCGCCGCCGAAGACGCCCTTCCCGCCGACTTTTCGTCCTCCTTCGAGCCCGGTGACGTCCAGCCGACGTGGACCGACACGGTCGACACCGACGCGGCGGGCAAGCCGCGCGCGTCCGGGATCAACGGCGCCAACGGCACCGCGATCCCCGGCGACATCCGCGGCAAGGTGACCGAAACCAGCGCCAGCAGCGAGAACACCGGCGGCGGCGAGGTCGTCTCCAACCTCGTCGACGGCACCACCGACACCAAGTGGCTGTCCTGGGACCCCACCGCGTGGGCGCAGATCAACCTGTCCGAGGCCACTTCGATCACGCACTACGCGATCTCCTCGGCCAACGACTTCGACGAGCGCGACCCCAAGGACTGGACCCTGCAGGGCTCCAACGACGCGAGCAGCTGGACGGACCTGGACAAGCAGACCGACCAGGCGTTCACCGCGCGGTTCCAGCAGAAGGACTACCGGCTGGCCGCCCCGAGCGCCGCGTACAAGTACTACCGGCTCGACGTCACGCGCAACAACGGCGGGCCGATCCTGCAGCTGTCGGAGCTGCTGCTGGCCAACGACGACCCGGCTCCGCCGCCGCTGCCTAACATGCGCAGCTTCGTCGACTCCGGCCCGACCAGCGGCTACACGAACAAGAACCGCGTCGGCTTCACCGGGCTCAAGGCGTTCCGCTACTCCGGCAGCCAGACCCAGGCCCACGGCTGGTCCTACAACAAGATCTTCGACGTGAACATCCCGGTCGTGCCCTCGACCGAGCTGTCCTACAAGGTGCAGCCGCAGTTCATCACCGGCGACCTGAAGTACCCGAGCACCAACGTCGCCATCGACCTGGCCTTCACCGACGGCACCTACCTGCGCAACCTGGGCGCGACCGACCAGTACGGCTTCCCGCTGACGCCCGAGGGCCAGGGCGCGTCGAAGGTGCTCTACGCCAACCAGTGGAACCTGGTGCGCTCGGCGATCGGTCAGGTCGCCAAGGGCAAGACCATCGACCGGATCCTGGTCGGCTACGACAACCCCAACGGCCCGGGCACGCTGCAGGGCTGGCTCGACGACGTCAAGGTCTCCGCGACACCGACGCCGCCGGCGAGCACCCGTCCGAGTGACAATGTGGTCACCACCCGGGGCACGATGGCCAACAGCACCTTCTCCCGCGGCAACAACTTCCCGGCCACCGCGGTGCCGCACGGGTTCAACTTCTGGACCCCGGTCACCGACGCCGGTTCGACCAGCTGGCTCTACAACTACAGCACCCAGAACAACGCGCAGAACCTCCCGCAGCTGCAGGCGTTCAGCGTCAGCCACGAGCCCAGCCCGTGGATGGGTGACCGGCAGGCGTTCCAGGTGATGCCGTCCGCGGCCACCGGGGTTCCGGACGCCAACCGCGACGCGCGGGCGCTGCCGTTCAAGCACAGCGACGAGGTCGCGCGGGCGCACTACTACGGCGTGCAGTTCCAGAACGGGATCAAGACCGAGATCGCCCCGACCGACCACGCGGCGATGTTCCGGTTCTCCTTCCCGGGCGCGGACTCGAGCCTGATCTTCGACAGCGTCAACAACTCCGCGGGCCTCACGCTCGACAACGCCACCGGCACGCTGTCGGGCTACACCGACACCGGCGTGTACGCCGGCGCGGGGCGGATGTTCGTCTACGCCACCTTCGACAAGCCGGTCACCGCCGGCGGCAAGCTCACCGGGCAGGGCCGCGACAACGTCACCGGCTACCTGCGCTTCGACGCCGGCGCCGGCAAGACCGTGAACATGCGGATCGCGACCTCGCTGATCAGCGTGGAGCAGGCGAAGAAGAACCTCGCCCTGGAGATCGCGCCCGCGGCGACCTTCGACTCGGTGCGCGACGCGGCCCAGAAGGCCTGGGACGACCAGCTGAAGGTCGTCGAAGTCGAGGGCGCGTCGAAGGACCAGCTCACGACGCTCTACTCGAACCTCTACCGGCTGTTCCTCTACCCGAACTCGCAGTTCGAGAACACCGGCACGGCGCAGAAGCCCGCCTACCAGTACGCCAGCCCGGTCTCGCCGAAGACCGGCGCGGACACCGCGACCCGGACCGGGTCGAAGGTGGCCGACGGGCAGATGTACGTCAACAACGGCTTCTGGGACACCTACCGCACGACGTGGCCGGCGTACTCGCTGCTCACGCCGGACATGGCCGGGAAGATGGTCGACGGGTTCGTGCAGCAGTACCGCGACGGCGGCTGGATCGCGCGCTGGTCCTCCCCCGGCTACGCGGACCTGATGACCGGCACCAGCTCGGACGTCGCGTTCGCCGACGCCTACCTCAAGGGCGTGCGCAACTTCGACGTCAAGTCGGCCTACGACGCGGCGATCAAGAACGCCACGGTGACGCCGCCGAACTCCGCGGTCGGCCGCAAGGGGCTGGACCAGGGCATCTTCCTCGGCTACACGCCCAACACCGCCAGCGAGGGCTTCTCGTGGGCGATCGAGGGCTACGTCAACGACTTCGGCATCGCCAACCTGTCGAAGAAGCTGGCCGAGGAGGCGGCGCCGAACGACCCGCGCAAGGCGGAGTACCAGGAGAACTACGAGTACTTCACCAGCCGCGCCCAGCAGTACGTGAACCTGTTCGACCCGAGCGTCGGGTTCTTCCAGGGCAAGGACGCCAGCGGCAAGTTCACCAAGACCAAGGACCAGTACGACCCGCGTTCGTGGGGCGGGGACTACACCGAGACCGACGGCTGGGGCATGGCGTTCACCGTGCCGCAGGACGGCCGGGGCCTGGCCAACCTCTACGGCGGCAAGGCCGGGCTGGCGACCAAGCTCGACCAGTTCTTCGCCGACCAGGAGACCGCCACCTTCCCCGGCTCCTACGGGGGCGTGATCCACGAGATGAGGGAGGCGCGGGACGTGCGGATGGGCCAGTACGGCCACTCCAACCAGCCGGCCCACCACCTGCTCTACATGTACGACTACGCGGGTCAGCCGGCCAAGACCCAGGCGAAGGTCCGCGAAGCGCTGTCGCGGCTGTACAACGGCAGCGAGATCGGCCAGGGCTACGCCGGTGACGAGGACAACGGCGAGATGTCCGCGTGGTACATCTTCAGTGCGCTGGGCTTCTACCCGCTGCAGATGGGCAGCCCGGACTACGCGATCGGGTCGCCGCTGTTCAAGAAGGCGACGATCCACCTGGCCGGCGGCAAGGACCTGGTGATCAACGCGCCGAAGAACAGCGCGAAGAACGTCTACGTCCAGGGCGTGAAGGTCAACGGCAAGGCGTACACCTCGACGTCGCTGCCGCACGACCTGATCGCCCGCGGCGGGGTCATCGACTTCGACATGGGCCCGAACCCCTCGAACTGGGGCACCGGCCCGAACGACGCGCCGAAGTCGATCACCACGGGCGACGCGGTGGCGACACCGCTGCACGACGAGACCGGCGCGGGCAAGGGCACGCTGTCCACTTCGGACGGCTCCGACGCCGGCGCGTTGATCGACAACACCTCGCGCACCCAGGCCGCCGTCACCGGCGCCCTGCAGTACCAGCTCGACAACACCGACGAGGCCGTCACGCACTACACGCTGACGTCCCAGACCGGTGCGGGTGACCCCAAGAGCTGGGTGCTGAAGGGCTCCTACGACGGCAAGACGTGGGCGGTGGCCGACAAGCAGGAGAACCAGGCGTTCAGCTGGCGGCAGCAGACCCGCGCGTTCAAGGTGGCCGCCCCGGCGCACTACGCCTACTACCGGCTCGAAGTGACCGCGACCAGCACCGGCGCCCCGGCGCAGCTGGCGGAGTTCGAGCTGCTGGGCAAGCCGGACGCGGCGTGCACGAAGACGATCACGGGTGCCTCCTCCGGCCCGCTGTCGGTGACGTCCGGCACGGTGTGCCTGCAGGACGCGACGGTGTCCGGCCCGGTCACCGTCGCACCCGGCGCGTCCCTGATCGTCCGCGGCGGTTCGGTCAAGGGACCGCTGTCGGCCACCGGCGCGGCCCAGGTGGTGCTGAACCGCACCAAGGTGGGCGGCCCGGTGGCGATCACCGGCGTGACCGGGGCGGTGTCGATCGAGCTGACCGACATCGGCGGCCCGGTCGCCCTGACCGGCAACCACGGGCCGGTGCTCACCTCGAGCACGGTGGGCGGCCCGCTGGCGTGCGCGGTGAACGACCCGGCACCGACCGACCACGACCTGCCGAACACGGTTCGGGGGCCGGTCGCGGGGCAGTGCGCGACGATCTAG
- a CDS encoding FUSC family protein produces MNRFRTAALDRLVAADPGLVRLRLAGSAVLGIVLAVAALLPAHVPLTVTLVGAIAAMMTAFTVNDPTPGGQAVTLVLAFLTGAASITVASLGSARPPLDSIVFVLLIFVAVYAQRFGARGTALGSIAFFLFFFPMFLQAHVKQVPQLLMALAVGVLANAVVRFVLMRHNAEAEFLRVRRAFRARLGAVLRATEAHLAVSGSERTRKQLRSALARLHECVLLIEDAAPDVLDARAADRLRRRAIEVELAVGWLAITVQRTCSEELAADVRDDLIARLARFRALMERDPRELPLISETGEYSRMLVEGSRIDEHAAPGDGVRKALAELALADDRAQRAAAPETAADPLEEDDAEPTRAFAYDNRTRSAIQAVVGGGLAVLGGTLVSHQRWYWAVLTVFVVFIGASSAGATFVKGIRRLGGTLIGILGGVLLALLVGGNTAATLALILVCVFGMVYTARVSQVVMAFFVTSMLGLLYSLLGTFSLEVLWIRVAETAVGAVAGILAAVVIVPVRTRSVMLDDINTVLDDLEEFLEHTRGLLAGEENVNIIELSRDLDRSVDQVRTTIEPLTHPVNLRSARRDYGWHVLTTLETIAFRARHVAARAQPGQLTGADADRLRQFTGRLLANIDVLRKALDAPGGPTPGTLVRDDGTPVSDRVEAAETRAVLSSLSHLDEALVSLGRVFGLEATDPRATAKP; encoded by the coding sequence ATGAACCGGTTCCGCACCGCCGCTCTCGACCGGCTCGTCGCGGCCGACCCCGGCCTGGTCCGGCTGCGGCTGGCCGGCTCCGCCGTGCTCGGCATCGTCCTCGCCGTCGCCGCGCTGCTGCCCGCCCACGTCCCGCTCACCGTCACCCTCGTCGGCGCCATCGCCGCGATGATGACCGCCTTCACCGTCAACGACCCCACCCCGGGCGGCCAGGCCGTCACCCTCGTCCTGGCCTTCCTCACCGGCGCCGCGTCGATCACCGTGGCCAGCCTCGGCTCCGCGAGGCCCCCGCTGGACAGCATCGTGTTCGTCCTGCTGATCTTCGTCGCCGTCTACGCCCAGCGCTTCGGCGCCCGCGGCACCGCGCTCGGCTCGATCGCCTTCTTCCTGTTCTTCTTCCCGATGTTCCTGCAGGCCCACGTCAAGCAGGTACCGCAGCTGCTGATGGCGCTCGCCGTCGGCGTCCTCGCCAACGCCGTCGTCCGGTTCGTCCTGATGCGGCACAACGCCGAGGCCGAGTTCCTCCGCGTCCGCCGCGCCTTCCGCGCCCGCCTCGGTGCGGTCTTGCGCGCCACCGAGGCCCACCTCGCGGTGTCAGGCAGCGAACGCACCCGCAAACAGCTGCGCTCGGCGCTGGCCCGGCTCCACGAGTGCGTCCTGCTCATCGAGGACGCCGCCCCCGACGTCCTCGACGCCCGTGCCGCCGACCGGCTGCGCCGCCGCGCCATCGAAGTCGAGCTCGCCGTCGGCTGGCTGGCGATCACCGTCCAGCGCACCTGCTCCGAGGAACTCGCCGCCGACGTCCGCGACGACCTCATCGCCCGGCTCGCCCGCTTCCGCGCCCTGATGGAACGCGACCCGCGGGAACTACCGCTGATCAGCGAAACCGGCGAGTACAGCCGGATGCTCGTCGAAGGCAGCCGCATCGACGAACACGCCGCCCCCGGCGACGGCGTCCGCAAAGCACTGGCCGAACTCGCACTGGCCGACGACCGCGCCCAGCGCGCCGCCGCCCCGGAGACCGCGGCGGACCCGCTCGAGGAAGACGACGCCGAACCGACTCGCGCGTTCGCCTACGACAACCGCACCCGCAGCGCGATCCAGGCCGTCGTCGGCGGCGGCCTCGCCGTGCTCGGCGGCACCCTCGTCTCCCACCAGCGCTGGTACTGGGCCGTGCTCACCGTGTTCGTCGTGTTCATCGGCGCCTCCAGCGCCGGCGCCACCTTCGTCAAGGGCATCCGCCGCCTCGGCGGCACCCTGATCGGCATCCTCGGCGGCGTCCTGCTCGCACTGCTGGTCGGCGGCAACACCGCCGCCACCCTCGCCCTCATCCTCGTGTGCGTCTTCGGGATGGTCTACACCGCACGCGTGTCCCAGGTGGTGATGGCCTTCTTCGTCACCAGCATGCTCGGGCTGCTCTACAGCCTGCTCGGCACCTTCAGCCTCGAAGTGCTCTGGATCCGCGTCGCCGAGACCGCCGTCGGCGCGGTCGCCGGCATCCTCGCCGCGGTCGTCATCGTCCCGGTCCGCACCCGCTCGGTCATGCTCGACGACATCAACACGGTGCTCGACGACCTCGAAGAGTTCCTCGAGCACACCCGCGGCCTCCTCGCCGGCGAGGAGAACGTCAACATCATCGAACTCTCCCGCGACCTCGACCGCAGCGTCGACCAGGTCCGCACCACCATCGAACCACTGACCCACCCGGTGAACCTCCGCAGCGCCCGCCGCGACTACGGCTGGCACGTGCTCACCACCCTGGAAACCATCGCCTTCCGCGCCCGCCACGTCGCCGCCCGCGCCCAGCCCGGCCAGCTCACCGGCGCCGACGCCGACCGCCTGCGGCAGTTCACCGGACGGCTGCTGGCCAACATCGACGTCCTCCGCAAAGCGCTCGACGCGCCGGGTGGCCCCACACCCGGCACGCTCGTGCGCGACGACGGCACCCCGGTCTCCGACCGCGTGGAAGCGGCCGAAACCCGTGCCGTCCTCTCCAGCCTCAGCCACCTCGACGAGGCCCTCGTCTCCCTCGGCCGCGTCTTCGGCCTCGAAGCCACCGACCCCCGGGCCACGGCGAAGCCCTGA
- a CDS encoding DUF4360 domain-containing protein: MLSAVVAAVMALSSVVAPHSWNTPPPPDKIVIDVVNAIGTGCPTGTSAVAVSQDNTAFTVTYSAYTALVGVGAGPLDARKNCQIGLRVHVPQGFTYGIAQADYRGFAHLERGSTGLERANYYFQGNSPTAYVQHPLTGPFEDDWHFTDSTEVGAIVFKPCGEERNLNINTELRAAVGTSDPKKTTSYVTMDSTDGSITTTYHFAWLTCP; this comes from the coding sequence ATGCTGTCTGCGGTCGTTGCTGCCGTAATGGCGCTGTCTTCTGTGGTCGCCCCGCATTCGTGGAACACTCCTCCGCCGCCCGACAAAATTGTCATCGACGTCGTCAACGCCATCGGTACCGGTTGTCCGACGGGCACGTCCGCGGTGGCTGTCTCGCAGGACAACACGGCGTTCACCGTGACCTATAGCGCTTACACGGCGTTGGTCGGGGTCGGCGCCGGGCCGCTGGACGCCAGGAAGAACTGCCAGATCGGCCTGCGGGTGCACGTGCCGCAGGGCTTCACCTACGGAATCGCGCAGGCTGACTACCGCGGATTCGCGCACCTGGAACGCGGCTCGACCGGCCTGGAAAGGGCCAACTACTATTTCCAGGGCAATTCGCCGACGGCCTACGTTCAGCATCCGCTCACCGGGCCTTTCGAGGATGACTGGCATTTCACTGATTCCACGGAGGTCGGGGCTATCGTGTTCAAGCCCTGTGGAGAGGAACGCAATCTGAACATCAACACGGAATTGCGGGCCGCGGTGGGTACGTCGGATCCGAAGAAGACGACGAGCTACGTCACGATGGACTCGACCGACGGCAGCATCACCACCACGTACCACTTCGCGTGGCTGACCTGCCCGTGA
- a CDS encoding malate dehydrogenase → MTQAPVNVTVTGAAGQIGYALLFRIASGQLLGQDVPVKLRLLEIPQAVKAAEGTAMELEDGAFPLLAGTDIFDDPKQAFEGTNIALLVGARPRSKGMERGDLLEANGGIFKPQGEAINAGAADDIKVLVVGNPANTNALIARSHAPDVPADRFTAMTRLDHNRALAQLSKKLGVPVTELKKVAIWGNHSATQYPSVQHAEFGGKAIADAVDQAWLENDFIPTVAKRGAAIIEARGLSSAASAASAAIDHVHTWVNGTPAGDWTSAAVASDGSYGVPEGLISSFPVTAENGQYKIVQGLEIDDFSRARIDASVAELVEERDTVQKLGLI, encoded by the coding sequence ATGACCCAAGCCCCCGTCAACGTGACCGTCACCGGCGCCGCCGGCCAGATCGGCTACGCGCTGCTCTTCCGCATCGCTTCCGGTCAGCTCCTCGGCCAGGACGTCCCGGTGAAGCTGCGGCTCCTCGAGATCCCGCAGGCGGTCAAGGCGGCCGAGGGCACCGCCATGGAGCTCGAAGACGGCGCATTCCCGCTCCTCGCCGGCACCGACATCTTCGACGACCCCAAGCAGGCCTTCGAAGGCACCAACATCGCCCTCCTCGTCGGCGCCCGCCCCCGCAGCAAGGGCATGGAGCGCGGCGACCTCCTCGAAGCCAACGGCGGCATCTTCAAGCCACAGGGCGAAGCCATCAACGCCGGCGCCGCCGACGACATCAAGGTCCTCGTCGTCGGCAACCCCGCCAACACCAACGCCCTCATCGCCCGCTCGCACGCCCCCGACGTGCCCGCCGACCGCTTCACCGCGATGACCCGCCTCGACCACAACCGCGCCCTCGCCCAGCTCTCCAAGAAGCTCGGCGTACCGGTGACCGAGCTCAAGAAGGTCGCCATCTGGGGCAACCACTCCGCCACCCAGTACCCCTCGGTCCAGCACGCCGAATTCGGCGGCAAGGCCATCGCCGACGCCGTCGACCAGGCCTGGCTCGAGAACGACTTCATCCCCACCGTCGCCAAGCGCGGCGCCGCCATCATCGAAGCCCGCGGCCTCTCCTCCGCCGCCTCGGCCGCCTCCGCCGCCATCGACCACGTCCACACCTGGGTCAACGGCACCCCGGCCGGCGACTGGACCTCCGCCGCCGTCGCCTCCGACGGCTCCTACGGCGTCCCCGAAGGCCTCATCTCCTCCTTCCCGGTCACCGCCGAGAACGGCCAGTACAAGATCGTCCAGGGCCTCGAGATCGACGACTTCTCCCGCGCCCGCATCGACGCCTCCGTCGCCGAGCTCGTCGAGGAGCGCGACACCGTGCAGAAGCTCGGCCTCATCTGA
- a CDS encoding ClpP family protease translates to MTLLAAADMQAPVQSPDDSVYQQLLRDRIVFLGSEVTDEVANRIVAQLLLLAADDPAKDITFYINSPGGSVTAGMAIYDTMQLVKPDVATYGLGFVASMGQFLLSSGTPGKRYLLPNTRIVMHQPSAGIGGAATDIAIQAEVFGRMKRRIAEITARQTGQTVERITADADRDRWFDADEALAYGFVDHIVAG, encoded by the coding sequence ATGACCCTTCTCGCCGCAGCCGACATGCAGGCCCCCGTCCAGTCCCCCGACGACTCGGTCTACCAGCAGCTCCTGCGCGACCGCATCGTCTTCCTCGGCTCCGAAGTCACCGACGAGGTCGCCAACCGCATCGTCGCCCAGCTGCTCCTGCTCGCCGCCGACGACCCGGCGAAGGACATCACCTTCTACATCAACTCACCGGGCGGCTCGGTCACCGCCGGCATGGCCATCTACGACACCATGCAGCTCGTCAAACCCGACGTCGCCACCTACGGCCTCGGCTTCGTCGCCTCCATGGGCCAGTTCCTGCTCTCCTCCGGCACCCCCGGCAAGCGCTACCTGCTGCCCAACACCCGGATCGTCATGCACCAGCCCTCGGCAGGCATCGGCGGCGCCGCCACCGACATCGCCATCCAGGCCGAGGTCTTCGGCAGGATGAAGCGCCGCATCGCGGAGATCACCGCACGCCAGACGGGCCAGACCGTCGAACGCATCACCGCCGACGCCGACCGGGACCGCTGGTTCGACGCCGACGAAGCACTGGCGTACGGCTTCGTGGACCACATCGTCGCCGGCTGA
- a CDS encoding histidine phosphatase family protein — MSTVILLRHGKSTANGSGILAGRSPKVNLDDTGRAQAEKLVERLDGVPLAGLVVSPMLRCKQTVGPLAAARGLDKVVEPGLSEVDYGDWTGRELKHLAKEPLWRVVQAHASAAVFPGGEGLAAMQARSVAAVRAHDRRITAEHGDHAVWLLCSHGDVIKSILADALGQHLDAFQRIVVDPASISVVRYTETRPFVMRVNDHGGDLRGIVPPEPKPKRGKKAASSSDAVVGGTTGR, encoded by the coding sequence GTGAGTACGGTCATTCTGCTCCGGCACGGCAAGTCGACGGCCAACGGCTCCGGCATCCTGGCCGGGCGGTCGCCCAAGGTCAACCTCGACGACACCGGTCGCGCCCAGGCGGAGAAGCTCGTCGAGCGGCTCGACGGCGTGCCCCTCGCGGGGCTCGTCGTGTCGCCGATGCTGCGGTGCAAGCAGACCGTCGGCCCCCTGGCGGCGGCCAGGGGGCTCGACAAGGTCGTCGAGCCCGGGCTGTCCGAAGTGGACTACGGCGACTGGACCGGCAGGGAGCTCAAGCACCTGGCCAAGGAACCGCTCTGGCGGGTCGTGCAGGCCCACGCGTCGGCCGCGGTGTTCCCGGGCGGCGAAGGGCTGGCGGCGATGCAGGCGCGGTCGGTGGCCGCCGTCCGGGCGCACGACCGGCGGATCACCGCCGAGCACGGCGACCACGCCGTGTGGCTGCTGTGCAGCCACGGCGACGTGATCAAGTCCATCCTCGCCGACGCGCTCGGCCAGCACCTGGACGCCTTCCAGCGGATCGTCGTCGACCCGGCGTCGATCTCCGTCGTGCGCTACACCGAGACGCGGCCGTTCGTGATGCGCGTCAACGACCACGGTGGTGACCTGCGCGGCATCGTGCCGCCCGAGCCCAAGCCGAAACGGGGCAAAAAGGCGGCCTCGAGCAGCGACGCCGTGGTGGGCGGTACCACGGGCCGGTGA
- a CDS encoding undecaprenyl-diphosphate phosphatase codes for MGWFEALVLGLVQGLTEFLPISSSAHLRIVAALAGWDDPGAAFTAVTQIGTELAVIIYFGPKIGKILRAWFFSLYKAEWRRDPDARLGWLIIVGSLPIVVLGLLLQDQIDSAFRDLRITATVLIVFGVILLVADRIGRQDRTLDDLTVPHGLGFGFAQALALIPGVSRSGGTTSAGLLLGYTRAEAAEYSFLLALPAVFGSGVYKLKDIGAGGVPAQWGPTILATLVAFGVGYAVIAWLMAYIKKRSFVPFVVYRLVLGVLLFVLIFSGVLDPNAGPVGH; via the coding sequence GTGGGGTGGTTCGAGGCACTGGTGCTGGGCCTGGTCCAGGGCCTGACCGAGTTCCTGCCGATCTCCTCCAGCGCGCACCTGCGGATCGTCGCGGCGCTGGCGGGCTGGGACGACCCGGGCGCGGCGTTCACCGCCGTCACCCAGATCGGCACCGAGCTGGCGGTGATCATCTACTTCGGGCCGAAGATCGGCAAGATCCTGCGGGCCTGGTTCTTCTCGCTGTACAAGGCGGAGTGGCGCCGCGACCCGGACGCCCGGCTGGGCTGGCTGATCATCGTCGGCTCGCTGCCGATCGTGGTGCTCGGGCTGCTGCTGCAGGACCAGATCGACAGCGCGTTCCGCGACCTGCGGATCACCGCGACCGTGCTCATAGTGTTCGGCGTGATCCTGCTGGTCGCCGACCGGATCGGCAGGCAGGACCGGACGCTGGACGACCTGACCGTGCCGCACGGGCTGGGCTTCGGCTTCGCGCAGGCGCTGGCCCTGATCCCCGGCGTGTCCCGCTCGGGCGGCACGACGAGCGCGGGCCTGCTGCTGGGCTACACCCGCGCCGAGGCGGCCGAGTACTCGTTCCTGCTGGCGCTGCCGGCTGTGTTCGGGTCGGGCGTGTACAAGCTCAAGGACATCGGCGCGGGTGGCGTGCCCGCCCAGTGGGGGCCGACGATCCTGGCCACGCTGGTCGCCTTCGGCGTCGGGTACGCGGTGATCGCCTGGCTGATGGCCTACATCAAGAAGCGCAGCTTCGTGCCGTTCGTGGTCTACCGGCTGGTGCTGGGCGTGCTGCTGTTCGTGCTGATCTTCAGCGGTGTCCTCGACCCGAACGCGGGCCCGGTCGGCCATTGA